AAGACGAAAAATCATATAAAATTTTTAGAATACTTTCTAAAATACATACTTTTATATATTTATTTAAATAAAATATGTTTATTCATTTAATATATCATGAACTAATTACTAAATTACTTCAGAAGTTTGATGGATGATAATGTGCTATTCATAAACAATTGGAGGAATAAACATGAACAGAAATAGTAAAATTGTGATGATTTTAAGTTTAGTTTTACTATTATCAATAATATCTGTATCTTCAGCAGCTGATGTTGATTCATTTAAATCAAATGATTCTATTTCCGATGACATTATTGTTAAGTATAATTCTAATTCTCAAATGGAAATGTATGATAATTTAATAAGTGAAAATAATGATTTTAAATATGGAAAGTTTGTTGACTTTTATGATAATTCTTCAAAAGATTATAATTCATGTGATAAATATTTAAATGGAATAGAAGAAAAGGAAGACTGTTTAGATGATGAATATGATGTAATGGATAATGAAGAAGAAATTAAAAATACTACTGGAATTGTAATGTCTAATGATAGTTACAGTTGTGGACCTGCTTCCCTTGCAACTGTTCTTAATACATTTGGGTTAAATCTTACTTTAAATGATGTTTCTAAATTTGCTGATACTACTGAAGAAAATGGAACTAGTATGTTATCTTTAATTGAAGCATCCCGACATTATGGATTTGAAGCATTTGCTACTAAAATGAATCTTTCACAACTTAATGAAAATTATATCGTACATATGGATATGAATGGAAACAATCATTGGAGTGTTTTTAAATATATCAAAGAAGGATATGTATTTTTAGCAGATCCTAATGATGGAAACATTAAGATGTCAATAGATGAATTTATGGAGTATTTTACAGGGAATTCCATAATTATATTAAATAATAAAAATGAAAGTATTATAAATGAACTCAAATATAAGAATATTACTATCTTAAATGATGATGAAAGTTCTAAAATTGTAGGAAAAAGAATTGTTAAAAAACTAGTAGGATATAAAAAAGTTCGAAAATATGGGATATATTTAAAAAAAGGATGGCATATTCAGTTTAAGGCAGATGTAAGAGGTGTAAGCTTACTTAAATGGGAGTGGGCTTATGGATATTATCATGTATTAGGATGGCATACTGAAAGAATACCTATCTATAAAACTTATACATATTCAGATGATTCTTTAACTCGTAGAAAAATTACTAAAAAATCAAGATAAGATTTATGGATACTATAAATTAATTTTAAAAGAACTTAAATATAATGAGGAGATATAATGAAGAAGATATTAATTGTATCTATTGTTGTTGTAATTGTTATTTTAGTAGCTGTTGGATATTATTTCATGCCATACTATCAACTTAACATTCCGGATGTTACTGAAGATACAGTTTTATTTGATTATTCAAGTGAACCTATTACAAATTGGAATGAAAATGCTCATGAGTATAGATTCCATCAAAAGATTACAAGTTTTAATAAGCAGGACTTGAAAAATATTAGTATTGATATTATATTTTATAAAGATGGTAAACTAATGGGTATTGAATCGAATGATATTAATGAAATCGAAAATGGTGCTTTTGATTTGGATTTTACTACAAAATTAGATGCTGAACCAGATGAATTCTATTACAATGTAACTGATTTGAATTGGGCTTAAATTTTAGTATTTTTTTCATCTAAACGGAGGATAAAAAATGAATAAAATATTAATTGCATGTGTTGCAATAGTAATTATTGTCTTAATTGCAGCTGGATTAAATGTTATACCCTACTTTGATTTTTATGCACCAGAGGATATTACACAATACACAGACTTATTTGATTATTCAAATAAACCTATAACAGATTGGAATGATAGTTCACACGAATTTAAATTTTATCAAAACATTAAATCTGTCGATAATCAAGA
The DNA window shown above is from Methanobrevibacter sp. and carries:
- a CDS encoding C39 family peptidase, producing the protein MNRNSKIVMILSLVLLLSIISVSSAADVDSFKSNDSISDDIIVKYNSNSQMEMYDNLISENNDFKYGKFVDFYDNSSKDYNSCDKYLNGIEEKEDCLDDEYDVMDNEEEIKNTTGIVMSNDSYSCGPASLATVLNTFGLNLTLNDVSKFADTTEENGTSMLSLIEASRHYGFEAFATKMNLSQLNENYIVHMDMNGNNHWSVFKYIKEGYVFLADPNDGNIKMSIDEFMEYFTGNSIIILNNKNESIINELKYKNITILNDDESSKIVGKRIVKKLVGYKKVRKYGIYLKKGWHIQFKADVRGVSLLKWEWAYGYYHVLGWHTERIPIYKTYTYSDDSLTRRKITKKSR